CTTCCTTGGCCCCCGACTGACGCATGTAGATCTGTGCCTGCTGAGCGAACTCGGCAATGGCACCTGATGATGCGCCTCTGCCCCATATAGGGGTGACGGTAGTGGCCAGAGCGGCCTGGGCACTCCCCACGTCATGTTTCTGAAAGCCGATAGCCAGAGCAGTGCGGAAGAGGCCCGCGGCCACGAAGTTGAAGGCCTCTGCAAAAACCGCAGACCCGGTGGTGCCCGCAGAGGCAAGCTTCATACCCGGTCTCATAAAGGCCCCAATTTCATCGGCCATGCCGTGGTCGGGCAGGTATACCCCTTCGAAGGTCTCCATATTGCCACAAAACACCGCCTCTACGTTCTTTGCCCTCAACTGCGCATCGGCTAGCGCAGCTCTGACTGCCTCACCCACCATCTCAGCCATGTTAACATCGGGACGCTTAGCCCGATGATGTGTCTGACCCACTCCTACTATAGCTACTCTATGACCCATATCTCACCTCCGACTACTTGTTGCCCAGAATCATGACGCATTGATGCTGTCCGCAGATACCAGTGACGCCATGCGCCAGGGCCACTTTTGCGCCAGCGACCTGCCTGTCACCCGCCTCACCACGCAACTGAAGCACCGCCTCAGCCACACGCGCCATTCCGCCCACGTGATTCGGATTGCCGGCAAGCATCCCCCCGGAAGGGTTCACCGGAAGCTGTCCCCCCATTTGGGTCACTCCGGCATCAATGAGTCTGCCAGCCTCCCCTCGCCCACAGAAGCCAAGCCCTTCCATCCACAGGAGTTCCTGATAGGAATGTTCTTCACAGATCTCGGCTACATCCAATTCCTTCAAGGGATTGGTGACACCTGCCATGCTGTAGGCCCGCTTGGCAGCCAACACCAGAGCGTCGCATTCGGCCAGATCCCTGTCTCCCAGGTAGTGGGTCTCATAGCAGTTGGCCGCCCCCAGTATCCAGACTGGCTTAGCAGTGAGCTTCCTGGCTTTCTCCTCTCGGGTCAGTATCATGGCGCAGGCGCCGTCTGAGATAGGCTTGGTGTCCAGAAGCCTGATAGGAGACGCCAGCAACCTGGAACTGAGGACATCCTCTACTGTGATGTCCATAGGCTCCTGGGCAAAGGGATTGTTTTTGGCATTCCGACGGTTCTTCACCGCCACCTTAGCGCACTGCTCGACCGTTACGCCGTACTTGTACATCAAACGCTTGGCCTGCAAGGCAGCGGCAGTCAGGAAATTCATGCCCAAAAGCCTCATGAAGATAGCATCCATGGCAGCATTTTCCACCAGGCTTTTGTCTGCCTGAGACTCCTTCATGTGGCAAACTACCAGAACAGTATCGTGGTGGCCAGAGAGTATCTGAGCCATAGCACAGTAAATGGCATTGATCCCGTCCTCAGTTACCTTGTTCTCAACCCCTAAGTGTGCGCCCACATACGACATGACATTGTTATTTGTTGCTGTCCTGCCATCCCAGAAGTCCTCGGAGCAGGTGACCGCGGAATCAATACCGTTCCCGTCGTCGCAGAAGGTCAGCCCCGTCTCCTGGAGCACCTGCTTTATCACCTCCCACGCCAGCTCTCCTTCATTTACGTCAGCTCTATTTGGATGGTATTTCGTCTGAGCTACAGCCACTATCCCTACTCTTTCAGCCACGTCTGCCTCCTTTCTGCATCTGTACTGTGAATCGCATTCTTATCGGCCATACAAAAGCAAGGTTCTAAGAAGATATAAGAGTGCTGGTCTCTCGCAGCGTCTTCTCGGCTTCAGCCATTATTCGGTCTATGAGTTCCTGGCAAGTAGGTATATCCTTAATGCCGCCGACAGCTTGTCCGCCGAACACCACCCCTGCCTCCAGGTCGCCCTCAAATACAGCCTTCTCAAACCTTTGTACCTGGGCTGCCTGGTGAGCAAGCTGGAAAGGTGAGGCCCCCTCTTCAGATTTCCTCGCCCTGATGATAGTGCGCAGGACCTGCCACCAAGACAGCTTTAGCGTCCGTCTTACCTCCAGGACGCCGCTCACCGTCTCTTTTAGCCGAGACCGCGACCTCTTCATCAAGGCTTCACTGGCTTTGGTTTTGAGCACCTTGCCAGGCATTCCATCAAAGACATCGCTCATCAAGATATCCTGCTCAGTGCTCCCCAGGAAAACCTGTTTGCAGCGTTCATGGACCTGGCTCTCCTGCGTGACCAGAAATCTCTGGCCCATAGATATACCATCAGCTCCCAGCACCAGAGCTGCGGCCAGCCCTCTTCCGTTATAGAAACCGCCAGCCGCCACAAGAGGGACTTTGACCTGGCTGGCAGTAAGGGGGATCAACACCAGCGAGGTTATATCGCTGCCGTGCGCTGCTGCTTCGTAGGTAGGAACAGTGACAGCGTCAACTCCTAGTTGCTCTGCC
This genomic interval from Chloroflexota bacterium contains the following:
- a CDS encoding thiolase family protein, which produces MAERVGIVAVAQTKYHPNRADVNEGELAWEVIKQVLQETGLTFCDDGNGIDSAVTCSEDFWDGRTATNNNVMSYVGAHLGVENKVTEDGINAIYCAMAQILSGHHDTVLVVCHMKESQADKSLVENAAMDAIFMRLLGMNFLTAAALQAKRLMYKYGVTVEQCAKVAVKNRRNAKNNPFAQEPMDITVEDVLSSRLLASPIRLLDTKPISDGACAMILTREEKARKLTAKPVWILGAANCYETHYLGDRDLAECDALVLAAKRAYSMAGVTNPLKELDVAEICEEHSYQELLWMEGLGFCGRGEAGRLIDAGVTQMGGQLPVNPSGGMLAGNPNHVGGMARVAEAVLQLRGEAGDRQVAGAKVALAHGVTGICGQHQCVMILGNK
- a CDS encoding nitronate monooxygenase gives rise to the protein MKTRMTELFGIEHPIMLAGMNWVTEPKLVSAVSNAGGLGVLATSRYTPGEARQNIKEIRNLTDKPFGVNIGLITPWAGELVRVAVEEKVPVLNYSLGRPWFIEQVHEYGGKVLGTVTTVRHAVRAEQLGVDAVTVPTYEAAAHGSDITSLVLIPLTASQVKVPLVAAGGFYNGRGLAAALVLGADGISMGQRFLVTQESQVHERCKQVFLGSTEQDILMSDVFDGMPGKVLKTKASEALMKRSRSRLKETVSGVLEVRRTLKLSWWQVLRTIIRARKSEEGASPFQLAHQAAQVQRFEKAVFEGDLEAGVVFGGQAVGGIKDIPTCQELIDRIMAEAEKTLRETSTLISS